The following are encoded in a window of Desulfobulbaceae bacterium genomic DNA:
- a CDS encoding YdcF family protein has product MPINASRLIMTLLLLIICFQTAFLLAFPDHQTPLSKSDLIIIFSGSQTRIKAGFTLARDGYAPNLAISGYTLNHLVSTATKHQHPDDLVLLSNGKSRSTFEDAYNTWQIVQQHQLRSILLVTSTYHLPRAYLLTRLMLLGTGVDIQTYAVKEASLRSGGKGVILLRSKLFINEMVKFWGSLAEMTGSMISGRLVLDVPYVFQTSQFLKKKMLSSPILPS; this is encoded by the coding sequence ATGCCCATAAATGCATCCCGCCTCATTATGACTCTGCTTCTTCTCATCATCTGCTTCCAAACTGCTTTTTTACTGGCTTTTCCTGATCATCAGACTCCCTTGTCGAAATCAGATCTGATTATAATTTTTTCTGGATCACAGACCCGAATCAAAGCCGGATTCACCCTTGCAAGAGATGGTTACGCGCCCAACCTAGCCATCAGCGGGTACACACTAAACCATCTTGTCTCGACAGCAACAAAACATCAACACCCTGATGATCTTGTCTTACTATCCAATGGAAAGAGTCGATCCACCTTTGAAGATGCCTACAACACTTGGCAGATTGTACAGCAGCATCAGTTGCGATCTATCCTACTAGTTACTTCAACTTACCATCTACCACGCGCCTATCTACTAACACGCCTAATGCTTCTTGGAACTGGGGTGGACATCCAAACCTATGCAGTTAAGGAAGCATCACTCCGATCAGGGGGAAAAGGGGTGATACTGCTGCGGAGTAAACTGTTTATTAACGAGATGGTAAAATTCTGGGGAAGTCTTGCGGAAATGACTGGCAGCATGATATCGGGAAGATTAGTCCTTGATGTTCCATACGTGTTTCAAACCAGTCAATTCCTGAAGAAAAAGATGCTATCTTCCCCAATATTGCCTTCATAA